In a genomic window of Syngnathus typhle isolate RoL2023-S1 ecotype Sweden linkage group LG4, RoL_Styp_1.0, whole genome shotgun sequence:
- the LOC133153031 gene encoding uncharacterized protein LOC133153031, protein MDSEQADKTLKRETEISEGKQPAPEDALRRSERSRRLTEKGQELEETKLKGLQHRFSRTYDKWKILAKKSRKEIEGASSQENLQTLINKIKEASNDVQQAYEDLRKCIIPDKETRRRTDTCDTVSRQILEHAWNHLQDKDNEQEIEWFETGSVFSLGVSEACSASSRSSLSSKSSCKSSKISEAAAELAANEATLEVQEQVEREERELRNLEAEYRQRLVRQKKERAQEEEQCRQRLAQQEEECAANKQVLEEKRRKIERLETIKKMNAAKAKLEVYKQEQGSTSDLLDLFKDYKPKRERLTFDSKPSVTPQLITRMQSSITTPKEDSTTDFAKVIAESFSVSRLPAPEPAVFSGDPLKYKGWEMSFQTLIGRKNIPANEKIYYLQKYVGGPARKAIEGYFLLGTDAAYQTALDVLEKRYGSSFMVAKAFRDKLASWPNIGPKESIQLREFSDFLQGCQAAMSQIKSLEVLNDCGENRRMLSKLPDWLTARWNRRVTRMEKENETFPSFDQFVEFVTEEADIACNPITSLHALKSGDGGKEKPQKTRSVGAKVLASSSEEKTDAKGCVFCEKSNHGLQTCRRFLKETTAERVKFVKTNKLCFGCLKSGHQSKNCEKRSICETCKRKHPTCLHENRPREEDRKEQEDGERKESGRRFKKREDLSESEEKEETPVEATANRVVQDKRSTYSSTVVPVWLSTASNPEQEVLVYALLDNQSDTTFILQETADVLVTKKQPVQLKLSTMSSKDTVIQSQKLTGLQVRGYNETRKISLPVTYTREFIPANLSHVPIPETARSWPHLEHLAGEITPLCDCEIGLLIGYNCSQALLPREVVSGKDNEPFAQRTDLGWSIVGCVDPCVDYGDAIGSSHRIVVKQVTPHIESQAYQPSEVRYIYRTQIKEVITPPEVIKALESDFNERVAEDAHISQEDLRFLSIMEEGIKTKPDGRCEMPLPFKEERPSLPQNRICADHRLKCLRKRLERDEQYRKDYKTFMSEMIARGDAEKVTEEQLDKGPSWYIPHHGVYHPHKPGKIRVVFDCSAKYQGMSLNDHLLTGPELTNTLVGVLCRFRKGPVAIMCDVERMFHQFHVRPEDRDYLRFLWWEDGDLQSEPAVYRMKVHLFGAASSPGCANYGLKHIAAQGQGHFKETSIRFIERNFYVDDGLTSVTTEEEAIQLVAEAREICSNGKLRIHKFISNRQKVLASIPKEECAEIVRNQELAKGEPQIERALGVEWCVASDQFQFRVVVKERPLSRRGVLSMVASIFDPLGFVAPFILVGKQILQQMCRDKIGWDEPLPDDLRPQWESWFLDLQNLADIKIQRCYLPDSFKEVQRYEIHHFSDASVTGYGECSYLRAIDTSGQIHCSLVMAKARVAPTKLTTVPRLELSAAVVAVRTSDLLKRELEIEDAQEIFWTDSKVVLGYVNNDARRFHVFVANRIQRIKNSTKPSQWRYVASEENPADHASRGLRAKELIESNWFTGPEFLWREELPSGDIKVGEMLAEDTEVRKAFVGKTLTTEDSLLDRFQKFSSWMMLVKAIARLKRRVKELKGLTERINEATSLEERKEAEITIIGIVQRETLSKEIQGLQTKKDISKDNRLSKLNPYLDQQGILRVGGRLERAALHRHIKHPAVLPKNSHITTLLIQHYHQRVQHQGRGITMNELRSNGIWILGCSQAVSSYIYKCVKCRKFRRCTEDQRMADLPHERMETTPPFTYCGMDCFGPFYVKEGRKELKRYGLLLTCLCSRAVHIELLDDMTTDAFINALRAFIALRGNVRQLRSDQGTNFVGARREFLEAVKEMDQESLKELGCEFVMNTPSASHMGGAWERHIRTIRSVLTSILDQSSRRLDSSSLRTYLYEVMAIINSRPLTTHLLNDPTGPQPLTPNHILTMKSSIVLSPPGKFVKEDLYLRKRWRRVQYLTEEFWSRWKKEYLLNLQQREKWNKTKRNARINDIVIIKDENTPRNEWKLAKVTQVYPSEDGHVRKIQLLISNSELSDTGKRVNKQTYLERPIHKTVTLLEAE, encoded by the coding sequence ATGGATAGTGAGCAAGCAGATAAAACTCTTAAGAGGGAGACTGAAATAAGTGAAGGCAAACAACCTGCCCCAGAAGATGCACTAAGAAGAAGTGAAAGATCGAGAAGGCTCACTGAGAAGGGACAAGAACTCGAAGAGACTAAACTCAAAGGTCTCCAACATCGTTTCTCACGTACCTATGACAAGTGGAAGATTCTTGCTAAGAAATCAAGGAAGGAGATAGAAGGAGCCTCTTCTcaagagaacctacaaactctcaTCAACAAGATAAAAGAAGCATCAAATGATGTACAGCAGGCGTACGAAGACCTGCGCAAATGCATAATCCCTGATAAAGAGACACGCCGTCGAACAGACACCTGCGACACTGTCTCAAGGCAGATATTAGAGCATGCTTGGAACCATCTCCAAGACAAAGATAACGAGCAAGAAATAGAGTGGTTTGAGACTGGCTCTGTGTTCTCATTAGGAGTATCAGAAGCATGCAGTGCAAGCTCAAGATCATCACTCTCAAGTAAATCGTCATGTAAATCTTCAAAAATAAGTGAAGCTGCAGCAGAATTAGCCGCAAATGAAGCCACTTTGGAAGTCCAAGAGCAAGTGGAGCGTGAGGAACGTGAACTCAGAAACCTAGAAGCTGAGTACAGACAAAGGCTTGTGCGACAAAAAAAGGAACGTGCACAAGAAGAAGAGCAATGTAGACAAAGGCTTgcacaacaagaagaagaatgtgctGCAAATAAACAGGTCTTGGAAGAAAAGCGCAGAAAGATAGAACGCTTAGAGAccataaaaaagatgaatgccgCCAAGGCCAAACTAGAAGTGTATAAACAAGAACAAGGTTCAACCTCTGACTTGCTGGATCTATTCAAGGATTATAAGCCCAAACGAGAAAGGCTTACATTCGACTCAAAACCTTCTGTCACGCCACAACTAATCACAAGGATGCAATCTTCTATAACTACTCCCAAAGAGGATAGCACAACTGATTTTGCCAAGGTAATAGCAGAGTCCTTCAGTGTAAGCCGTCTCCCAGCACCAGAGCCTGCTGTTTTCAGTGGAGATCCACTAAAGTACAAGGGCTGGGAAATGTCCTTTCAAACGCTGATAGGCAGAAAGAATATACCAGCGAACGAAAAAATCTACTACCTACAAAAATATGTTGGTGGACCAGCAAGGAAAGCCATTGAGGGATACTTCCTTCTGGGAACAGATGCAGCCTATCAGACAGCGCTCGATGTCCTGGAAAAAAGATATGGAAGCTCCTTTATGGTTGCTAAGGCTTTCAGAGATAAGCTGGCCTCATGGCCAAACATAGGACCCAAGGAAAGCATTCAGCTACGAGAGTTCTCAGACTTCCTTCAAGGCTGTCAAGCAGCCATGTCGCAAATAAAGAGCCTGGAGGTCCTTAACGACTGTGGTGAAAACCGACGAATGCTCTCCAAGCTCCCCGACTGGCTTACAGCAAGATGGAACCGAAGGGTGACCAGgatggaaaaggaaaatgagaCTTTCCCCAGCTTCGATCAGTTCGTGGAATTCGTCACAGAGGAAGCCGATATAGCTTGTAATCCGATTACCTCCCTTCACGCTCTGAAGTCTGGAGATGGTGGAAAGGAGAAGCCACAAAAAACACGAAGTGTTGGTGCTAAGGTGCTAGCAAGTAGCTCTGAAGAGAAAACAGATGCTAAAGGATGTGTATTCTGTGAGAAGTCAAATCATGGCTTACAGACATGTCGAAGGTTCTTGAAAGAGACAACTGCAGAACGGGTCAagtttgtgaaaacaaacaagctctGTTTTGGATGTTTGAAATCAGGACATCAGTCCAAGAACTGTGAGAAGAGAAGCATTTGTGAGACATGCAAAAGGAAGCATCCAACATGTCTACATGAAAATCGTCCAAGGGAAGAAGATAGGAAAGAACAAGAGGACGGcgaaagaaaggagagtgggagACGCTTTAAGAAAAGGGAAGACTTATCAGAGTctgaagagaaagaagagacaCCAGTAGAGGCAACAGCTAACAGAGTGGTGCAAGACAAGAGGAGCACCTATTCCTCCACAGTTGTTCCTGTATGGCTGTCCACAGCAAGTAATCCAGAGCAGGAAGTGCTCGTATACGCTCTATTGGACAACCAAAGCGACACCACCTTTATCCTGCAAGAAACGGCAGACGTGTTAGTTACAAAGAAACAGCCTGTGCAATTAAAGCTCTCCACGATGTCATCCAAAGATACCGTCATCCAGAGTCAGAAGTTAACTGGACTGCAGGTCAGAGGTTATAATGAGACAAGGAAAATATCTCTCCCAGTAACCTACACAAGAGAGTTTATTCCTGCAAACCTAAGTCATGTCCCAATACCTGAGACAGCAAGATCATGGCCTCACCTAGAGCACCTTGCTGGAGAGATCACTCCTTTATGTGACTGTGAGATTGGCCTGCTCATAGGCTACAACTGTTCTCAGGCCCTGTTGCCCAGAGAAGTGGTGTCAGGAAAGGATAATGAGCCTTTTGCTCAACGAACAGACTTGGGCTGGAGTATAGTTGGCTGTGTAGATCCCTGCGTTGATTATGGAGATGCAATTGGAAGCAGCCACAGGATCGTTGTGAAACAAGTGACTCCACACATTGAGTCACAGGCTTATCAACCAAGTGAAGTACGATACATATATCGAACACAAATCAAGGAAGTTATCACACCACCAGAAGTCATTAAGGCACTCGAATCAGACTTCAATGAAAGAGTAGCCGAAGATGCCCATATCTCACAGGAAGATCTACGTTTTCTATCCATAATGGAGGAAGGAATCAAGACGAAGCCAGACGGACGTTGCGAAATGCCTCTCCCATTTAAAGAAGAAAGGCCAAGCCTGCCACAGAACAGAATCTGTGCAGATCACCGTCTCAAGTGTCTCAGGAAGAGATTGGAGAGGGACGAGCAATATCGGAAGGACTACAAGACCTTCATGAGTGAGATGATTGCACGCGGAGATGCAGAGAAAGTCACAGAAGAACAACTTGACAAAGGCCCGTCCTGGTACATTCCTCATCACGGGGTGTATCACCCTCATAAACCTGGGAAGATACGGGTCGTGTTCGACTGCTCAGCCAAGTACCAAGGCATGTCACTGAATGACCACCTGCTTACCGGACCGGAACTGACAAACACCTTGGTAGGCGTGCTCTGTCGCTTTCGCAAGGGTCCAGTAGCGATCATGTGTGATGTGGAACGCATGTTCCATCAGTTTCATGTCAGACCAGAGGACAGAGACTATTTGAGGTTTCTGTGGTGGGAAGACGGCGACCTACAGTCAGAACCAGCGGTCTACCGCATGAAAGTACACCTGTTTGGGGCGGCCTCATCACCCGGCTGCGCAAACTATGGCCTCAAACACATCGCTGCACAAGGACAAGGTCACTTCAAAGAAACATCCATTAGATTCATAGAAAGAAACTTCTATGTGGATGATGGACTAACAAGTGTGACAACCGAAGAAGAAGCAATACAGTTAGTCGCTGAAGCAAGAGAAATCTGCAGCAATGGCAAGCTGCGAATTCACAAGTTCATCTCCAATCGCCAGAAAGTACTTGCATCGATTCCCAAAGAAGAGTGTGCTGAAATAGTACGTAATCAAGAGTTAGCCAAAGGCGAGCCGCAGATTGAGAGAGCTCTGGGTGTCGAGTGGTGTGTTGCCTCCGACCAGTTCCAATTCAGAGTAGTGGTCAAAGAGCGTCCGCTCTCTAGAAGAGGAGTGTTGTCGATGGTAGCCTCTATTTTTGACCCACTCGGGTTTGTAGCACCTTTCATTCTCGTTGGAAAACAAATACTACAGCAGATGTGCCGTGACAAGATCGGATGGGATGAGCCTCTACCTGATGATTTACGGCCACAATGGGAATCTTGGTTCCTAGACCTACAGAACCTTGCTGACATCAAGATTCAACGATGCTACCTACCAGACAGTTTCAAAGAGGTCCAAAGATATGAAATTCATCATTTCTCAGATGCAAGTGTCACAGGCTACGGAGAGTGTTCTTACCTGAGAGCAATAGACACATCCGGACAAATCCACTGTTCCTTGGTCATGGCCAAGGCAAGAGTTGCCCCCACGAAGTTAACTACAGTGCCAAGACTTGAGCTGTCCGCAGCTGTCGTTGCTGTGCGGACTAGCGACCTGCTgaaaagggagttggaaatAGAAGATGCTCAGGAAATCTTTTGGACAGACTCAAAGGTCGTGCTTGGATATGTCAACAACGACGCCAGAAGATTTCATGTATTCGTGGCCAACCGCATTCAGCGAATCAAGAACAGTACCAAGCCCAGTCAATGGAGATATGTGGCTTCAGAAGAAAACCCTGCAGACCACGCATCAAGGGGTCTCAGGGCAAAGGAGCTCATCGAGTCTAACTGGTTTACTGGCCCCGAATTTCTCTGGCGTGAAGAACTTCCCAGCGGAGACATCAAGGTGGGAGAGATGTTAGCAGAAGACACTGAAGTTCGAAAGGCCTTCGTGGGCAAGACCTTGACGACGGAAGACTCACTGCTTGATCGCTTCCAGAAGTTCTCCAGCTGGATGATGTTAGTCAAAGCCATCGCTAGACTCAAACGACGTGTCAAAGAGCTCAAGGGTCTGACAGAAAGAATCAATGAAGCCACGAGTCtcgaagaaagaaaggaagcagAAATCACGATCATAGGCATTGTCCAAAGAGAAACCTTATCAAAGGAGATACAAGGTCTTCAAACTAAGAAGGACATAAGCAAGGACAACAGACTATCCAAACTAAACCCTTACCTGGACCAGCAAGGTATCCTAAGGGTGGGAGGTCGACTGGAACGTGCTGCACTGCATCGACACATCAAGCATCCAGCAGTCTTGCCTAAGAACAGCCACATAACAACACTACTGATCCAGCACTACCACCAAAGGGTGCAGCATCAAGGACGTGGCATAACAATGAACGAGCTACGATCAAACGGAATCTGGATACTTGGATGCAGTCAAGCGGTGTCATCCTACATCTACAAGTGTGTCAAGTGTAGAAAGTTCAGAAGGTGTACGGAGGACCAACGAATGGCAGACTTACCCCATGAACGGATGGAGACCACTCCTCCCTTTACCTATTGTGGGATGGATTGTTTTGGTCCTTTCTACgtcaaggaaggaagaaaggagttGAAGCGCTACGGTCTGCTACTCACCTGTTTGTGCTCTCGCGCCGTACACATAGAGCTACTTGATGACATGACTACTGACGCTTTTATCAATGCGCTCCGCGCATTCATCGCTCTACGAGGAAATGTTCGACAACTTCGATCAGACCAAGGTACAAACTTTGTGGGTGCGAGACGCGAGTTCCTTGAAGCTGTAAAAGAGATGGATCAAGAGAGTCTAAAAGAACTTGGCTGTGAGTTTGTGATGAACACTCCTTCTGCAAGCCACATGGGCGGCGCCTGGGAAAGGCACATCAGGACCATTAGGAGTGTGCTGACATCCATCCTGGATCAGTCTTCTCGAAGACTGGATAGCTCATCTTTGAGGACTTACCTGTACGAGGTAATGGCAATCATAAACAGCAGACCTCTAACTACTCACCTTCTCAATGATCCCACAGGGCCACAGCCTCTAACGCCTAATCACATTTTGACGATGAAATCCTCGATAGTCCTGTCTCCTCCTGGAAAGTTTGTGAAGGAAGACCTGTACTTACGGAAAAGATGGCGTAGAGTGCAATACTTAACTGAAGAATTCTGGTCCCGATGGAAGAAAGAGTACCTGTTGAACCTACAACAAAGAGAAAAATGGAACAAGACGAAGAGAAATGCAAGGATCAATGACATAGTGATTATAAAGGATGAAAATACACCAAGAAATGAATGGAAGCTGGCTAAGGTCACACAAGTGTACCCAAGTGAAGATGGTCATGTGAGGAAGATACAGTTATTGATCAGCAACTCAGAACTAAGTGACACTGGAAAACGAGTCAACAAGCAAACCTACCTGGAGAGACCTATACATAAGACTGTGACCTTGCTTGAAGCAGAATGA